ATAAGCTTCCCCCATTAGCCACAATAAGCAACCCAATGAAGAAGGTATCAGTACATGCAAGCTCTAATAGAGGGAGCACATCACAGAAATAATGGTCAATCACATTAGGTCCACAAAAGGGTAAGTGGAACACAAAGACAATTTGAGCAATTGAGTGCAAAAAGCCACCCAACCAGGCCATCCCAACCAGAATGGCACAGATCTGTGGGTTTATAATGGTTACATAATGTAGAGGTCTACAGATGGCCAAGTATCGGTCATAAGCCATTATTGTGAGGAGAAACATCTCAATGGCACCAAAGACATGGAAGAAGAATGTTTGTGTAATGCAGCCCTCTAGGGAGATTGATTTCCTTTCAGAAAGTAAATCCACAATGAGTTTGGGAGAAGTGGTAGAGGAATAACAAATCTCCACAAAGGAGAGGTGGCTGAGGAAGAAATACATGGGGGAACCAAGGCTCTTGCTGAAGCTGACAGTCAACACAATGAGAGAATTCCCCAGAATAATAGCCATGtacaagaacaaaaatatcacAAAGCACACTCTCTGAATTTCTGGATTAGGGGAGAGTCCTAGAAAAATGAATTCTGTGACGTTTCCAGACTGCATCATGACTCAGCAATCTTTACCACAGCACACAATTTTTTATGGGACTTTGGATGCTAAACTCTTCTACTTAAAATTCCAGAGGAAAAACTAGTACGGTAGCAAAATAGATTCCCAAGGATCACACAGACAGTGAAGGAAAGCAAAGGTTAGTGAACAAGAAACTATGATGTGACCTTGTAGCTTTCAGATCAATGAACCAAGATAAGGGCTAAGGAGTTGGGCTTTTGGAATGGATGATCAAACTTTGAAAAATAAGACTCTTGAGCATGATGTGTCAAGTAAGTGAGCTAGAAAGGATAGAAAACTCTTAGAGTGCCACactttctctaatttttc
This DNA window, taken from Monodelphis domestica isolate mMonDom1 chromosome 6, mMonDom1.pri, whole genome shotgun sequence, encodes the following:
- the LOC100018133 gene encoding olfactory receptor 4X2-like — protein: MMQSGNVTEFIFLGLSPNPEIQRVCFVIFLFLYMAIILGNSLIVLTVSFSKSLGSPMYFFLSHLSFVEICYSSTTSPKLIVDLLSERKSISLEGCITQTFFFHVFGAIEMFLLTIMAYDRYLAICRPLHYVTIINPQICAILVGMAWLGGFLHSIAQIVFVFHLPFCGPNVIDHYFCDVLPLLELACTDTFFIGLLIVANGGSLSMVSFIILLISYSVILFHLRGHSKLGRRKALSTCASHIIVVILFFGPCAIIYLRPSTTNSMDKMVAIFYTVMTPLLNPFIYSLRNVEMKDSMRKLWFRAMNQE